In Deltaproteobacteria bacterium, the sequence AAATATAAAACACTAACCAGATACAAGTCAAGAAAAAACTCGCCCAATGGGCGAATCCCAATACCCCAAAACTTCCTGAAAACCCTACAGTTTCTGAAACCCGCGTGGGCTTAGAGCGGAGTTATGGACTGACCATACGCTGACGATCAAAGGCGAGAAAAAGAAAGAAGAAGAGATCAAAGAGGAAAACTACTATCGCGCCGAGCGTTCCTACGGAGCGTTTGTGCGCAATATCGAGCTGCCCAAAGATGTGCACGCGGACCAGGTCAAGGCTTCGTTCAAGAATGGCATTTTGGAAGTGAGAGTGCCGAAAACCGAAGAGGCCAAGACCAAAGAGATCAAGGTGAAGGTGGACTGATTCGGCGGGTAAAGCGTAGGGCGAACCCGACCGTAGAGGAGACGAGGAGGAGACTATGTATAGCAAAATGTTGATACCGCTCGATGGTTCGAAGACCGCAGAAAAGGTTCTGCCCTACGCGCGCCACTTGGCCGGTAAGCTCAAAGTGCCCGCGGAGTTGCTCGCCGTGATCGACATCGCCGAGCTGGCGACCCATATCGCCGCCGAGAAAGCCCGGTTCTTGGACACGATGATTGAAGATGGCGTGCGCAACAGCGAGAGCTACCTGCGCAAGACCGCCGCGACCCTCGGCGGCGCAGGCGTCAATTGCACCGTTGAGAAAGGCAAGGCGGCGGATTCGATTATCGAGCATGCTGCCAAGGATAAGAACACGCTGATCGCCATGGCCACCCATGGCCGCTCGGGGTTAAACCGCTTCATGCTTGGCAGTGTTGCGGGAAAAGTGCTGCGCGGCACGACCAATCCGCTGCTGCTCGTGCGCGCCGCCGAGGGAGCGAACGCCGATGGCGCCGCCAGCGTAAAAACGGTCATTGTGCCGCTGGACGGCTCCGAATTGGCGGAGAGCGTGCTGCCGGCGGCGGTCGATCTGGCCAAGGGTCTCGAGGCGGAGATCGTACTGTTTCGCGCTTACAATATCCCCTACGGCGCCTACTCGAGCGGCGACGGCTTTTACGACCCGGTCAATCTCGACGCCCTGTTGGCGAGCGTCAAGGACGAGGCCACCGAATATCTTGAGCGCAAAACCGAGGAGTTGAAGCGCAAGGGGATGGCGAAAGTTTCGTTTGTTGCCAAAGAAGGGTTTAGCGCCGATGAAATCATCGGGTTTGCGCGCGAGACCAAAGACAGCATGATCGCCATGTGCACCCACGGGCGCTCCGGCGTGAAGCGTTTCGTGCTCGGCAGTGTGACCGAGACGGTCGTGCGCCATTCGGGCGAGCCGGTTTTGGTGATGCGCGGGGTGAGCTGATTCCACTGGCCCTCCGGTGAACCGGCAGGGACAGGTCGCGACCTGTCCCTTTCTGTGTGTGCCCAGCGATTTGCGGGGAAGTATGATTTCGAAGATTCTCGTGCCGCTCGACGGCTCCAAGCTGGCCGAGCAGGTTTTACCCTACGCGCGCTTGTTGGCCGAGGCCTTTGGCGCCGAGGTCGAGCTTTTGCGCGTGACCGATCCTGACGCTCGGCCGCCGTTTGTCGGGCAGCCGAGCGGCGATTACTTGAAAATGGCCGCGCTGCGATGCTTGCCCGGCGTGAGTTACTTTTGCGTTGAGAGCACCGGTTCGCCGGCACAAACGATCATCGAAGCAAGCCGTAAGGCAGACCTGATCGCGATGGCGACCCACGGCACATCGGGATTGCGCCGGTGGCTGCTCGGCAGCGTCGCCAGCAAGGTGGCCCAGAGCGCCACTCTACCGCTGCTCTTGGTGCGCCCCCTTGAAGGGGCATCGTCTTCCTTGATGGCGCCGCTGAAAACCGTCTTTGTGCCGCTCGACGGCTCGCCACTGGCGGAGAAAGTCTTGCCGCAGGTGATTCCGATCGCCAAGAAGCTGGCGCTGCAAGTGCATCTGCTGCGCGTATATGCGCCGCCCTTGAGCGCCTACGTCGCCGCCGATGGCATGATCGTTCCTGGTGCTGTCGATTTTCAGAACCCACTCAAGGAAGAAGCGCAGAGTTACTTGGACGCGAAAGTTGCTGAGCTGCAGGCCGAAGGTTTGGAGCGCGTTGTCGCGACGGCGCTGGAAGGCGACGCCGCCGACGAAATCATCGAGCTGGCGTTGAAAACTTCAGACAACTTGATTGCAATGACGACCCACGGCCGCTCTGGCCTTGGCCGCTGGGTGATGGGCAGTGTGGCGGAAAAAATTGTCCAGCATTCGCGCGATCCGGTCTTGCTGGTACGGCCGCTGTGACGCGCCTATTTGTCTTGATTCTGTTCGCGACGGACCAGCTTTTTCATAAAATCCATCCGTGGCCTTGGATCGTCTCGATCAGTGCCTGGCGGCGCATCGCCCCTGGAACCAGGTGTACGAAGCTCAAGACCCTCTTGCCGGACAGGTAGCGTCTCGTCCCTGCCAAGATCGATCGATACTATCATTCGATATCCGCTACCTTGCGCACGCCGTCGCCCCAATCTTCGACTTTAAAATCACTGAACGGCACGATAATCGGTTCTTTCTCGTCGATGGCGATCATGCGCCCTTTGTATTGGAGCAAGAACGAAATCTTGAGTAACACCGAGTCGTCACGCACATCGATGAGAGTGACCTTTTCTTCGAAGTAGGAGTATTCTTTTTTGCGAAAGATTTCCTTTACTCTTTCGCGGGTCAGAACCTCTTTGGCACCCAGAAATCCAGCCATACCTGCCCCCTCCTTCGCGCCCAGCGCGGGAATGTCGATTCTGAAATCTAATAGCGCGGCATTTGACCCGCGACGCTTAGTCCAGGCCCTCGACGTAACGAAGAATATCGGTGGTCGTCACCAGCCCGACCAAGGCGCCGGCGCTGACCACCGGGACACAGCCGATTTTTTTCTCCGCCATCAGATGGGCCGCTTCTTTGATCGGCGTGTCCGGCGCGACGGTGATCACGCGCTTTTTCATCACTTTCTTGATCGCTACGCTCTTTAACAGCGCTGACTTGTTTTTCTGTTTGAGCCCAAAGATCTGCGTGCTCGCCGTGCCGAGGAGATCGCGCTCGGTGATCATGCCAACCAGGCGGCCGTCGTCGATCACCGGAATGTGGCGAATCCTGCCGAGGGAAATAACGTCATTGGCCAAGTCCAGGGTGTCGTCCGGTTTGAGCGTTACGGGCGAGCCCATCATGATCTCCTTTACGACCCCTTCTTTGCCGTTTTTCATTGTCAGTCCTCCTCTAACCGGTCTAAAAAGCAGCGCAGCACGTCGACATAGCTGACGATCCCCACTAGCCCTTCGGCCTCGTCGACGACGGGAATGGCGCCGAACTTCTCTTCGATCAACAACTCGATCGCGCCGCGCAGATCGTCGTCGGGCCCCAACAATGTTGGGTCAGTAGTCATCAGATCTCGCACCAGCGTCCTGCGGGCTTTCTCATAGGCTTCCGGGCTTTCTCCCAACGAGCGGCTGACATGAGCGCGCACGTCGCGGTCGGTGACGATGCCGACCAGCTCCCGGCCTTCGATCACGGGAATCTGCCGAATACTGTGCTCCGCCATCAACTCTTCAACTTTGCCGACGGTTTCACTCGGCAGAACCGATAACGGATTGCGGGTCATGACCTCGACAACTTTCATCCTCCCTACCTCCTTGCTGCACGTAGTGGCGAGTTGGTTCGCCAGTCTTTTGTTCTGCACTGTCCATGCCAAGCAAAAGGATAAATCTTCGCTGGAGAATTCAGCGATTAGCGCACCGTGGCGCGATCTAATTTTCAATCTTGCGAAAAATCGCCGCTGATTTTTTAGGGATGAGAAAACAATTGGACCCGTTCGCGTTTTCATGGATGGCGTGCAAGTCGCGGTTAGAAATGTAGGGGCGCGATTTATCGCGCCCTCTCGATTAGAACCCGAAACTCGGAGTTAACACCCGTAACCCGAAACCGCCTCCTAGCCCCGGGCATGCTTCTTGCGCGAGTTCTGAGTGTCAGCGAGGAG encodes:
- a CDS encoding Hsp20 family protein, translated to MRNIELPKDVHADQVKASFKNGILEVRVPKTEEAKTKEIKVKVD
- a CDS encoding universal stress protein, with translation MYSKMLIPLDGSKTAEKVLPYARHLAGKLKVPAELLAVIDIAELATHIAAEKARFLDTMIEDGVRNSESYLRKTAATLGGAGVNCTVEKGKAADSIIEHAAKDKNTLIAMATHGRSGLNRFMLGSVAGKVLRGTTNPLLLVRAAEGANADGAASVKTVIVPLDGSELAESVLPAAVDLAKGLEAEIVLFRAYNIPYGAYSSGDGFYDPVNLDALLASVKDEATEYLERKTEELKRKGMAKVSFVAKEGFSADEIIGFARETKDSMIAMCTHGRSGVKRFVLGSVTETVVRHSGEPVLVMRGVS
- a CDS encoding universal stress protein, whose translation is MISKILVPLDGSKLAEQVLPYARLLAEAFGAEVELLRVTDPDARPPFVGQPSGDYLKMAALRCLPGVSYFCVESTGSPAQTIIEASRKADLIAMATHGTSGLRRWLLGSVASKVAQSATLPLLLVRPLEGASSSLMAPLKTVFVPLDGSPLAEKVLPQVIPIAKKLALQVHLLRVYAPPLSAYVAADGMIVPGAVDFQNPLKEEAQSYLDAKVAELQAEGLERVVATALEGDAADEIIELALKTSDNLIAMTTHGRSGLGRWVMGSVAEKIVQHSRDPVLLVRPL
- a CDS encoding CBS domain-containing protein, which produces MKNGKEGVVKEIMMGSPVTLKPDDTLDLANDVISLGRIRHIPVIDDGRLVGMITERDLLGTASTQIFGLKQKNKSALLKSVAIKKVMKKRVITVAPDTPIKEAAHLMAEKKIGCVPVVSAGALVGLVTTTDILRYVEGLD
- a CDS encoding CBS domain-containing protein, whose product is MKTRTGPIVFSSLKNQRRFFARLKIRSRHGALIAEFSSEDLSFCLAWTVQNKRLANQLATTCSKEVGRMKVVEVMTRNPLSVLPSETVGKVEELMAEHSIRQIPVIEGRELVGIVTDRDVRAHVSRSLGESPEAYEKARRTLVRDLMTTDPTLLGPDDDLRGAIELLIEEKFGAIPVVDEAEGLVGIVSYVDVLRCFLDRLEED